A single genomic interval of Zobellia nedashkovskayae harbors:
- a CDS encoding LacI family DNA-binding transcriptional regulator, protein MKRKITLKQIARELGVSISTVSKSLKDSDEISTDTKQKVQAFAKLYNYRPNNIALSLKNRRTKNIGVVIPDIVHHFFTTVFRGIEKYANEHGYNVVVCVSDESYEKEVFNMELLANGSIDGFIMSVSAETQQKNDFSHLKEVMEQGFPLVLFDRVIDEIECDKVVMNDEQIAYEATTKMIAEGRKRIALVTTESYFNVSEKRAEGYKRALKDHDIDYDEKLTLVLPFKGIEESYIEDFVKNVGFDGALCVNEIFAVLLMAMSQKKGLRVPEDISVIGFTDGLLSRYSTPTLTTVAQHGERMGEIAAKMLVEKLETEIGFHEEEVYSTEIIEATLIERGSTINK, encoded by the coding sequence TTGAAGCGAAAGATTACTCTAAAACAAATTGCACGAGAATTAGGCGTGTCTATCTCTACGGTTTCAAAATCGTTAAAAGACAGCGATGAGATAAGTACGGACACCAAACAAAAGGTACAAGCCTTTGCCAAACTTTACAATTATAGGCCTAATAATATAGCCCTTAGCCTTAAAAATAGAAGGACTAAAAATATAGGAGTCGTCATTCCGGATATTGTTCATCATTTTTTTACGACTGTTTTTAGGGGTATTGAGAAATATGCCAATGAACATGGTTATAATGTGGTGGTATGTGTTTCTGACGAGTCTTATGAAAAAGAAGTGTTCAATATGGAGCTTTTAGCGAATGGAAGTATTGACGGTTTTATAATGTCCGTTTCTGCCGAAACGCAACAAAAGAATGATTTCAGCCATTTAAAAGAAGTGATGGAACAAGGTTTTCCATTGGTTTTATTTGATCGAGTAATAGATGAAATTGAATGCGACAAAGTAGTAATGAACGACGAGCAAATTGCTTATGAGGCAACTACAAAAATGATAGCCGAAGGCAGAAAAAGAATTGCACTGGTTACTACGGAAAGCTATTTTAATGTAAGTGAAAAGAGGGCGGAAGGCTATAAAAGAGCATTGAAAGACCATGATATAGATTATGATGAAAAACTAACCTTGGTTTTGCCATTTAAAGGTATTGAGGAGTCCTATATAGAAGACTTTGTAAAAAATGTAGGATTTGATGGTGCGCTTTGTGTGAACGAAATCTTTGCTGTTCTTTTAATGGCCATGTCGCAAAAGAAGGGTTTAAGGGTTCCGGAAGATATTTCGGTAATCGGTTTCACAGATGGCCTGTTATCTAGATATTCAACACCTACGTTAACTACCGTTGCACAACATGGGGAGCGAATGGGAGAGATTGCAGCTAAAATGCTGGTAGAAAAACTTGAAACTGAAATTGGTTTTCACGAAGAGGAAGTGTATAGCACTGAAATTATTGAGGCGACTCTTATAGAACGAGGGTCAACCATAAACAAATAG
- a CDS encoding SusC/RagA family TonB-linked outer membrane protein codes for MKIMLLKNLVMVAAFLSFGIAQAQDVSGTVSDASGPLPGASVVIKGTTTGAQTDFDGNYAISGVPEDATLIFSYIGYASQEVPVNGQSTLNITLQEDAQALDEVVIIGYGSTTIKDATGSVTAVKAEDFNGGVIASPEQLIQGKSAGVQISQSSGEPGAGVNIRIRGANSIRSNNNPLFVVDGVPLSGESTTPSGGDIVNGGNATKNPLSFINPSDIESISILKDASATAIYGSRGANGVVIVTTKSGKAGAGGNWEFNSTFSVSSPADEYDLFDGPEFISRSASLRSQEIADGLDFGQNTDWQDYITRNTASQNQNLAYSNNYGSGNVRATFSYGKQFGVIQKSSQERITGRVNIAQRFLDDKLRINFQSTLSRVNDEAPPISGASGSSGNLIGAAYAANPTWPSSSTFSIDGNLVNPANYLANWQSETHTDRFLTNLSAEYDLTEELTAKISVGYDRSDAQAITVISPGVRNFDRVVDNGQAAFNTLEATSKLLEATLNYKKEFTNSSIDAIVGFTFQDFQRQGINSQGWGTSLNNLDRIGQELKQSIYDLRYSINTPYQQFGYDADDSFVNSLNPFNDAGTLGTKSNSFRSAWGDAFDNTDELQSFFGRINYSLNSKYLFTVTLRADGSSRFGTNNKYGYFPSGAFAWQLGDEDFIGDAFSTLKLRVSAGSTGNQEGLGYANYLKRVRYSKPTIDNDGSINRPGTETVAVQNSDLKWESTTDYNLGIDFGFADDRFNGSIDLYRRETKDLLFRQPAAAPAFDPFKFTNLEDGTLINQGVELGLNYDFIQSDDVTFSTSFNIAYNDNTVEGLKGATADFGVLNGPGLTGAFAQRLGEGRSLFSYYMATYSEDADGNPNFNADDKDFVDEDAVPDITTGLALNLTVKNWDVSAFFTGQFGFSVYNNTANAFLNAAAFQTSRNVTPEALELQSSEVSTLYLEKGDFVRMQNASIGYNVPLSGKGALNSLRLSLTGQNLFLITDYSGLDPEVSSSTSSDGDFTGGIPSQGIDYTSFPRPRTFTLGINARF; via the coding sequence ATGAAGATTATGCTACTAAAAAACCTGGTTATGGTTGCGGCTTTTCTAAGCTTTGGCATAGCACAGGCTCAGGATGTATCGGGAACCGTTTCCGACGCCAGTGGCCCTTTGCCGGGAGCAAGTGTTGTTATTAAAGGCACAACTACTGGAGCACAAACGGATTTTGATGGGAACTACGCAATAAGCGGCGTGCCCGAAGATGCTACATTAATATTTAGCTACATTGGCTATGCTTCTCAAGAAGTACCGGTTAATGGTCAATCTACACTTAACATTACCTTACAAGAAGACGCTCAAGCTTTGGATGAGGTTGTTATTATAGGTTATGGCTCAACTACTATAAAGGATGCTACGGGATCAGTTACCGCAGTAAAGGCCGAAGATTTCAACGGAGGTGTTATAGCGTCTCCTGAACAACTAATACAAGGTAAAAGTGCTGGGGTACAGATTTCACAATCAAGTGGAGAACCTGGAGCTGGCGTTAATATTCGTATTAGAGGAGCAAATTCAATTCGTTCTAACAACAATCCATTATTTGTAGTTGATGGTGTTCCGCTTTCAGGGGAATCCACTACTCCAAGCGGTGGAGATATTGTTAACGGAGGAAATGCAACAAAAAACCCTCTAAGCTTTATAAACCCTAGTGATATTGAAAGTATCTCTATATTGAAAGATGCTTCTGCAACAGCAATCTACGGATCAAGGGGTGCAAATGGTGTGGTTATCGTAACCACTAAAAGTGGAAAAGCAGGTGCAGGAGGAAACTGGGAATTCAACTCAACATTTAGTGTTTCTTCACCAGCAGACGAATACGACTTGTTTGATGGACCTGAATTTATTTCTAGATCAGCAAGCTTACGATCTCAAGAAATTGCAGACGGCTTAGATTTTGGACAAAATACAGATTGGCAGGATTACATTACTAGAAATACTGCTTCTCAGAACCAAAACTTAGCTTATAGCAATAACTACGGTAGTGGAAACGTAAGAGCTACTTTTTCTTATGGAAAGCAATTTGGTGTAATTCAAAAATCTTCACAAGAAAGAATTACAGGTAGAGTAAACATAGCTCAAAGATTTTTAGATGATAAATTAAGAATTAATTTTCAATCTACCCTTTCTAGAGTAAATGATGAAGCTCCGCCAATTAGTGGTGCTTCAGGATCAAGTGGAAACTTAATTGGTGCAGCTTATGCAGCTAACCCAACTTGGCCTTCAAGTAGTACATTTAGTATAGATGGAAATCTTGTAAATCCAGCAAACTACTTAGCCAACTGGCAATCGGAAACGCATACTGATAGGTTTTTAACCAACCTTTCGGCGGAATATGACCTTACAGAAGAACTTACCGCAAAGATATCAGTTGGTTATGACAGATCAGATGCGCAAGCAATTACAGTCATATCTCCGGGAGTAAGAAATTTTGATAGAGTTGTTGATAATGGTCAAGCAGCATTCAACACGCTAGAAGCCACCAGCAAATTGTTGGAAGCTACTTTGAATTACAAAAAAGAGTTTACAAACTCATCAATAGATGCTATTGTAGGTTTCACTTTTCAAGATTTTCAGAGACAAGGTATAAACTCTCAAGGCTGGGGAACATCCCTTAACAACCTTGATAGAATAGGTCAAGAGTTAAAGCAATCTATATATGACTTACGTTATTCTATAAATACTCCTTACCAACAGTTTGGGTATGATGCCGATGACAGTTTCGTAAACTCGCTAAACCCTTTTAATGATGCTGGCACTTTAGGAACAAAATCAAATTCTTTTCGATCAGCATGGGGTGATGCTTTTGATAATACGGATGAGTTGCAGTCGTTTTTCGGTAGAATCAACTACTCTTTGAACAGCAAATATTTATTTACCGTAACACTTAGAGCTGATGGTTCTTCAAGATTTGGTACGAACAACAAATACGGCTACTTCCCTTCTGGTGCATTTGCATGGCAATTAGGTGATGAAGACTTCATTGGGGATGCATTCTCTACTCTTAAACTTAGAGTAAGTGCTGGTTCAACAGGTAATCAAGAAGGTTTAGGTTACGCCAACTATCTAAAAAGAGTTCGTTATAGCAAACCTACTATAGATAATGACGGCAGTATAAACAGACCCGGTACAGAAACGGTTGCTGTACAAAATTCAGATTTAAAATGGGAATCTACTACAGATTACAACTTAGGTATAGATTTTGGATTTGCAGATGACCGTTTTAATGGATCAATAGATTTATATAGAAGAGAGACTAAGGATTTATTATTTAGACAGCCTGCGGCGGCACCAGCTTTTGACCCTTTTAAATTTACTAACTTAGAAGATGGTACTTTAATAAACCAAGGTGTTGAGCTTGGTCTAAATTACGATTTCATCCAATCGGATGATGTTACCTTTTCTACATCTTTCAATATAGCCTACAATGACAACACCGTAGAAGGATTAAAAGGAGCTACTGCAGATTTTGGTGTATTGAACGGTCCTGGGCTTACAGGTGCATTTGCACAACGTCTTGGTGAAGGAAGATCGCTTTTTTCATACTACATGGCTACTTATTCTGAAGATGCAGATGGTAATCCAAATTTCAATGCAGATGACAAGGATTTTGTAGATGAAGATGCTGTACCGGATATTACTACAGGTTTAGCACTAAATTTGACAGTCAAAAACTGGGATGTATCAGCATTTTTTACAGGACAATTCGGATTCTCTGTATATAATAATACAGCAAATGCATTCTTAAACGCTGCAGCTTTTCAAACCTCTAGAAATGTAACTCCAGAAGCTCTTGAGCTTCAATCATCAGAAGTTTCTACACTATATTTAGAAAAAGGTGATTTCGTTCGTATGCAAAATGCGAGTATTGGGTACAATGTACCACTAAGTGGAAAAGGAGCTCTAAACAGCCTAAGATTATCACTTACCGGTCAAAACTTATTTTTGATTACCGATTATAGTGGCTTAGACCCAGAAGTTTCATCATCGACTTCTTCAGATGGGGATTTTACAGGAGGAATACCGAGTCAAGGTATAGATTATACTTCTTTCCCAAGACCTCGAACATTCACCTTAGGAATAAATGCTAGATTCTAA